Proteins encoded within one genomic window of Triticum aestivum cultivar Chinese Spring chromosome 2D, IWGSC CS RefSeq v2.1, whole genome shotgun sequence:
- the LOC123055186 gene encoding ankyrin-1 isoform X1, protein MAAPFVYTRSSGGGTSQDAAMRAAFDGDLRRLRGTVKSLDDPRVIFSFDMGGGIGVLHIAAVGGHLEVCKYLVEELGGDVNAPAPGVGDFAGVTPFMSSAQSGDVSTVKYLLDHGGDLTKSDAKGRTVLHHAACIGSCTVTEFLLSKGVPVDIDCGRGTPLHQAATNEQDKTVKILLEHHADPNATVVGIGTALMGALLYRSLKCMKLLIKASILFSISVHRYVLPSQPCFCVNLHGEGAVTRSIPQSFLQGGADVNRGSSLPMTPLVFTTGWGGYTNFVKFLLKAGADPNIPDAYGNLPIELAAKRDCMEEVEMLFPLTSPIPTIPNWSIDGIISHAKFESAKPLDGRQLEQTKATLKAHADHLFRLKDYKVASKAYGVAIDVAPSATLYANRSLCKLLLDDGEGALSDALRCRMLRPNWVKACYRQAAAHMLLKEYKQACDALLDAQKLDPGNTEVERELRKARELMKAHGEADK, encoded by the exons ATGGCTGCGCCCTTCGTCTacacccgcagctccggcggcgGCACCA gtcaGGACGCGGCCATGCGGGCGGCGTTCGACGGCGACCTCCGGCGCCTCCGAG GTACTGTAAAGAGTCTCGATGACCCAAGGGTGATCTTCTCTTTCGACATGGGTGGTGGCATTGGTGTGCTGCACATCGCAGCTGTCGGAGGGCATCTTGAGGTTTGCAAATACTTGGTGGAGGAACTCGGGGGAGATGTGAATGCTCCTGCTCCTGGAGTAGGAG ACTTTGCAGGTGTGACACCCTTTATGTCATCTGCTCAGTCTGGCGATGTTTCTACTGTGAAGTATTTGCTTGATCATGGCGGTGATCTAACAAAGTCAGATGCTAAAGGGCGCACAGTTCTCCACCATGCGGCATGCATAG GAAGCTGTACGGTCACCGAGTTCCTACTTTCAAAAGGAGTACCTGTTGACATAGACTGTGGCCGTGGTACACCACTCCATCAAGCTGCTACTAATGAACAAGAtaaaacagtgaagattttgttGGAACACCATGCAGAT CCTAACGCCACTGTCGTCGGAATTGGTACTGCCCTGATGGGTGCCCTTCTTTACCGTTCTTTGAAGTGCATGAAGCTGCTGATCAAGGCCAGTATTCTGTTTTCCATATCCGTTCATCGCTATGTTCTACCATCTCAGCCATGCTTTTGTGTCAATCTACATGGAGAGGGAGCCGTGACACGTTCTATTCCACAATCCTTTTTACAGGGTGGTGCTGATGTCAACCGAGGGAGCTCCCTTCCGATGACTCCCTTAGTGTTCACTACAGGGTGGGGAGGCTATACAAACTTTGTGAAGTTTCTGTTAAAGGCAGGAGCGGATCCTAATATTCCTGATGCT TATGGTAACTTACCAATAGAGCTTGCTGCTAAACGTGACTGCATGGAAGAAGTTGAAATGTTGTTTCCTTTGACTTCCCCAATACCAACTATCCCAAACTGGAGTATAGATGGAATCATCTCGCATGCAAAATTTGAAAGTGCAAAGCCACTG GATGGAAGGCAGCTTGAACAAACAAAAGCTACACTCAAGGCACATGCAGATCATTTATTCAGGCTGAAGGACTACAAGGTGGCATCAAAAGCATATGGTGTG GCAATAGATGTCGCGCCGAGTGCAACATTGTACGCGAACAGGAGTCTTTGCAAACTGCTGCTGGATGATGGTGAAGGTGCTCTGTCAGATGCTCTCAGATGCAGAATGCTGCGACCTAACTGGGTGAAAGCTTGCTACCGTCAGGCTGCAGCTCACATGCTACTCAAA GAGTATAAACAAGCTTGTGATGCTCTCCTGGACGCTCAAAAGTTGGATCCTGGAAACACAGAGGTCGAGAGAGAGCTACG GAAGGCCAGGGAATTAATGAAAGCTCATGGTGAGGCTGACAAGTGA
- the LOC123055186 gene encoding poly [ADP-ribose] polymerase tankyrase-2 isoform X2, giving the protein MAAPFVYTRSSGGGTSQDAAMRAAFDGDLRRLRGTVKSLDDPRVIFSFDMGGGIGVLHIAAVGGHLEVCKYLVEELGGDVNAPAPGVGDFAGVTPFMSSAQSGDVSTVKYLLDHGGDLTKSDAKGRTVLHHAACIGSCTVTEFLLSKGVPVDIDCGRGTPLHQAATNEQDKTVKILLEHHADPNATVVGIGTALMGALLYRSLKCMKLLIKGGADVNRGSSLPMTPLVFTTGWGGYTNFVKFLLKAGADPNIPDAYGNLPIELAAKRDCMEEVEMLFPLTSPIPTIPNWSIDGIISHAKFESAKPLDGRQLEQTKATLKAHADHLFRLKDYKVASKAYGVAIDVAPSATLYANRSLCKLLLDDGEGALSDALRCRMLRPNWVKACYRQAAAHMLLKEYKQACDALLDAQKLDPGNTEVERELRKARELMKAHGEADK; this is encoded by the exons ATGGCTGCGCCCTTCGTCTacacccgcagctccggcggcgGCACCA gtcaGGACGCGGCCATGCGGGCGGCGTTCGACGGCGACCTCCGGCGCCTCCGAG GTACTGTAAAGAGTCTCGATGACCCAAGGGTGATCTTCTCTTTCGACATGGGTGGTGGCATTGGTGTGCTGCACATCGCAGCTGTCGGAGGGCATCTTGAGGTTTGCAAATACTTGGTGGAGGAACTCGGGGGAGATGTGAATGCTCCTGCTCCTGGAGTAGGAG ACTTTGCAGGTGTGACACCCTTTATGTCATCTGCTCAGTCTGGCGATGTTTCTACTGTGAAGTATTTGCTTGATCATGGCGGTGATCTAACAAAGTCAGATGCTAAAGGGCGCACAGTTCTCCACCATGCGGCATGCATAG GAAGCTGTACGGTCACCGAGTTCCTACTTTCAAAAGGAGTACCTGTTGACATAGACTGTGGCCGTGGTACACCACTCCATCAAGCTGCTACTAATGAACAAGAtaaaacagtgaagattttgttGGAACACCATGCAGAT CCTAACGCCACTGTCGTCGGAATTGGTACTGCCCTGATGGGTGCCCTTCTTTACCGTTCTTTGAAGTGCATGAAGCTGCTGATCAAG GGTGGTGCTGATGTCAACCGAGGGAGCTCCCTTCCGATGACTCCCTTAGTGTTCACTACAGGGTGGGGAGGCTATACAAACTTTGTGAAGTTTCTGTTAAAGGCAGGAGCGGATCCTAATATTCCTGATGCT TATGGTAACTTACCAATAGAGCTTGCTGCTAAACGTGACTGCATGGAAGAAGTTGAAATGTTGTTTCCTTTGACTTCCCCAATACCAACTATCCCAAACTGGAGTATAGATGGAATCATCTCGCATGCAAAATTTGAAAGTGCAAAGCCACTG GATGGAAGGCAGCTTGAACAAACAAAAGCTACACTCAAGGCACATGCAGATCATTTATTCAGGCTGAAGGACTACAAGGTGGCATCAAAAGCATATGGTGTG GCAATAGATGTCGCGCCGAGTGCAACATTGTACGCGAACAGGAGTCTTTGCAAACTGCTGCTGGATGATGGTGAAGGTGCTCTGTCAGATGCTCTCAGATGCAGAATGCTGCGACCTAACTGGGTGAAAGCTTGCTACCGTCAGGCTGCAGCTCACATGCTACTCAAA GAGTATAAACAAGCTTGTGATGCTCTCCTGGACGCTCAAAAGTTGGATCCTGGAAACACAGAGGTCGAGAGAGAGCTACG GAAGGCCAGGGAATTAATGAAAGCTCATGGTGAGGCTGACAAGTGA